The proteins below come from a single Eremothecium sinecaudum strain ATCC 58844 chromosome II, complete sequence genomic window:
- the DPB11 gene encoding protein kinase activating protein DPB11 (Syntenic homolog of Ashbya gossypii AFR095C; Syntenic homolog of Saccharomyces cerevisiae YJL090C (DPB11)) produces MSKPFQGLTFCPTGVADDVYQVISKKVVKLGGCFSRDLTSQVQVLVVGSRRTVKYQYVVANRADIVFINAEAINKVYDTWLAGEDVAEGLGRNEYQRDRILKMLRERFQLGPFMGFYVFIGRVKGDKVSVNELQQLCEMGQAYRCLTNHFIKDTECKAKSVFVTDCGEGARATVAREQGVPILHPKWIMDCVKRGAMMEFEFYALDTCADRAWDEIGADACNCWDQLERGSQPLSLEEKSKEEKEDGERVVRLNSRARQNGSKLWASTVSKAENAANQEKVQVYYQNSDEEEDALGSSQVLNLFEGHCFCLFGFSTKRHRILEDVINLHKGELVAYQDNVSAKHNVFYLCPSDFPVEELPADIDWVTEFYIERCLHYKDLMDPDPWCRPFFSKFFLKPSKQLLRNHDTLSVHITGFQGVELLHMNKILGHLENMGLKSARSLNQSTDILIVNLSQLNSIPEDHTLRKNQYAPMFIRQKEQNQIFRNSMKRKIEFINKHSIPLVTPGFLLELFRRALQAKSDGLSSAKIYLNDINWCIICPRGSKQIYSMEIEVSSTKTLPVSTHINLKSESLEAMMHINKTHTSPDLEAVKLLSNSIPAPRNFEPLVNKQPRLSPPSELSPQVSPAKEEVIAPITKRRKLHTTPPVQRTSSWGNLMTEDAKQVATDLESERSHEPDVTSTEQTGDRYSDSVMHTQVTYGEINNRKQLLPPPPRRLTRQSYKEQI; encoded by the coding sequence ATGAGCAAGCCTTTCCAGGGTTTAACGTTCTGTCCTACGGGAGTTGCTGATGACGTCTACCAGGTGATTAGCAAGAAGGTTGTGAAGTTGGGTGGCTGTTTTTCTAGGGATCTTACAAGTCAAGTGCAAGTTCTCGTTGTTGGCAGCCGGCGCACAGTGAAGTACCAGTATGTTGTAGCGAACCGTGCTGATATTGTTTTTATTAATGCAGAGGCTATTAACAAGGTTTACGATACTTGGTTGGCAGGTGAGGATGTTGCCGAAGGTTTGGGGCGCAACGAATATCAGCGTGACCGAATATTAAAGATGCTGCGCGAACGCTTCCAGCTGGGGCCATTTATGGGCTTTTACGTGTTTATTGGGCGTGTGAAAGGAGATAAAGTGAGTGTGAATGAGCTTCAGCAGCTGTGTGAGATGGGTCAAGCATATAGATGTCTCACGAACCATTTTATCAAAGATACAGAATGCAAAGCGAAGAGCGTGTTTGTTACAGATTGCGGAGAAGGAGCACGTGCCACTGTTGCGAGGGAACAGGGCGTGCCAATTTTGCATCCCAAGTGGATCATGGACTGCGTGAAACGCGGTGCGATGATGGAATTTGAATTTTATGCCTTAGATACATGTGCCGACCGGGCTTGGGACGAAATCGGTGCTGATGCATGCAACTGCTGGGATCAATTAGAGCGTGGCAGTCAACCTCTCTCATTGGAAGAGAAGTCCAAAGAGGAAAAAGAGGACGGTGAACGCGTTGTGCGACTGAACAGTCGAGCCCGACAAAACGGCTCCAAGCTTTGGGCGTCTACCGTATCGAAAGCCGAGAATGCCGCTAATCAAGAAAAGGTGCAAGTCTATTACCAAAATTCTGATGAGGAGGAGGACGCGCTTGGGTCCTCCCAAGTGCTTAATCTTTTTGAAGGCCATTGTTTCTGTTTATTTGGTTTCTCAACAAAAAGACACCGCATTCTGGAAGATGTTATAAATTTACACAAGGGAGAGTTGGTAGCATACCAAGATAATGTATCAGCAAAGCATAATGTTTTTTACCTTTGTCCAAGTGATTTTCCCGTAGAAGAGCTCCCGGCTGACATTGACTGGGTCACAGAATTTTATATTGAGCGCTGCCTACACTATAAGGACCTAATGGATCCCGACCCGTGGTGCAGACCATTTTTTTCTAAATTCTTCTTGAAGCCATCAAAACAGCTGCTTCGCAACCATGATACCTTATCCGTGCACATAACGGGGTTCCAGGGCGTAGAACTATTGCATATGAATAAAATATTGGGCCATCTAGAAAACATGGGTCTCAAAAGCGCAAGATCCCTTAATCAGTCCACAGACATTCTAATAGTAAATCTTTCACAGTTGAACTCCATTCCTGAAGATCATACGTTGCGCAAGAACCAGTACGCGCCTATGTTTATAAGACAAAAAGAGCAAAACCAAATTTTCCGGAACTCAATGAAACGTAAGATTGAGTTTATAAACAAGCATTCCATACCGCTCGTGACGCCCGGGTTCCTGCTGGAATTATTCCGGCGTGCGTTACAGGCTAAATCTGACGGACTGTCCTCCGCCAAAATATATCTGAACGACATAAACTGGTGTATCATATGTCCCCGTGGGTCAAAGCAAATCTACAGCATGGAGATTGAAGTCTCTAGCACAAAAACTCTACCTGTAAGCACTCATATTAATCTTAAGTCGGAATCGCTGGAAGCAATGATGCATATTAACAAAACACACACATCCCCTGATCTTGAAGCAGTTAAGCTATTAAGCAATTCAATTCCGGCTCCACGTAACTTTGAACCGCTTGTGAATAAGCAACCACGGCTTTCACCGCCATCCGAACTTTCTCCACAAGTTTCTCCTgctaaagaagaagtaATTGCACCTATTACAAAACGAAGAAAGTTGCATACGACACCACCAGTTCAGCGGACTAGCAGCTGGGGTAATCTAATGACAGAAGATGCAAAGCAAGTAGCAACGGACTTAGAAAGTGAACGCAGTCATGAACCTGATGTTACTTCTACTGAACAAACAGGGGATCGTTACTCTGACAGTGTCATGCACACACAGGTAACGTACGGCGAAATTAACAATCGTAAACAACTCCTACCCCCACCGCCAAGGAGACTCACAAGACAATCATACAAAGAACAGATATAG
- the GWT1 gene encoding glucosaminyl-phosphotidylinositol O-acyltransferase (Syntenic homolog of Ashbya gossypii AFR094C; Syntenic homolog of Saccharomyces cerevisiae YJL091C (GWT1)): protein MISVKDRKEQFVSGLTGSSIGEINLITFVALVAYFCWNLINRKSSDGNVPLIVDFLLNWCGILLSTTLYSNDPLGLNILILVPCAAYYLITDKARPPTRTTSSSKKKDKNSVFKISKKPFITAYRSSMLVVTCLCILAVDFPLFPRRFAKVETWGTSLMDLGVGSFVFSNGIVSSRALLRQKIEGNKYPLTVKIVKALRSSATLLVLGFIRLWSVKGLEYQEHVTEYGVHWNFFFTLACIPLVVACVDEVAAYIPRALIAIAISIIPELLLSRDGFLEYLISSPRDSLINANREGMFSLFGYCSIYLWGQNTGFLVLGNQPTVNNLYKPSVVPYNPKSTGNSTWVNLTSASPLKGLVTLETIFVFVTKLVFKYYYFNVSRRFANAPYVLWVVTYNLGMLALYSLVDSIFGNTSSYSTIPLTLEAINANGLAIFLLANVLTGLINMNLTTIDTTPVEGMIVLVSYAIVIAAVSIEMYKKKIYIKL from the coding sequence ATGATCTCAGTGAAAGATAGGAAAGAACAGTTTGTATCAGGGCTAACAGGCAGCTCCATTGGTGAAATCAACTTGATCACATTTGTTGCTCTGGTAGCTTATTTCTGTTGGAATTTAATAAATAGAAAGTCTTCTGACGGCAACGTTCCCCTAATAGTTGATTTTCTACTTAACTGGTGCGGTATATTGCTCTCAACTACTTTATATTCCAATGATCCACTTGGCCTTAACATTCTAATTCTGGTTCCTTGCGCTGCATATTATTTAATTACGGATAAGGCGAGGCCGCCCACTAGGACCACGTCTTCTTCCAAGAAGAAAGACAAAAACTCTGTCTTTAAAATATCCAAAAAGCCATTCATTACAGCTTACCGCAGTAGTATGCTAGTGGTGACATGTTTATGTATATTAGCTGTTGATTTTCCATTGTTTCCGCGTCGGTTTGCTAAAGTTGAAACGTGGGGAACTTCATTAATGGATCTCGGCGTTGGTTCCTTTGTGTTTAGCAATGGCATTGTATCTTCAAGGGCATTGTTAAGACAAAAAATTGAAGGAAATAAATATCCATTAACGGTTAAAATTGTTAAAGCACTAAGATCTAGTGCCACGTTGCTAGTGCTCGGTTTCATACGTTTATGGAGCGTGAAAGGCCTTGAATATCAGGAACATGTCACCGAGTATGGAGTCCATTGGAACTTTTTTTTTACACTGGCATGTATACCACTTGTAGTAGCATGTGTGGATGAAGTTGCTGCATATATTCCTCGTGCACTTATTGCAATTGCGATTTCAATAATTCCAGAGTTATTATTGTCTAGAGATGGGTTCCTGGAGTATTTAATTTCAAGTCCAAGAGATTCACTTATAAACGCTAATAGGGAAGGAATGTTCTCACTCTTCGGGTATTGTTCTATCTATTTGTGGGGACAGAACACCGGGTTTCTGGTCCTCGGAAACCAACCAACTGTTAATAACTTGTACAAACCTTCTGTTGTTCCGTATAACCCTAAATCCACTGGAAATTCCACTTGGGTCAACTTAACTTCCGCATCTCCATTGAAAGGGCTCGTAACACTAGAAAcaatttttgtttttgtAACCAAGCTGGTCTTTAAATACTACTATTTCAATGTTTCGAGAAGATTTGCTAACGCGCCATATGTGCTTTGGGTGGTAACATACAACTTAGGAATGTTGGCGTTATATTCTCTAGTAGATTCAATTTTTGGTAACACCTCCTCATATTCTACAATTCCATTAACATTGGAAGCAATTAATGCCAATGGACTAGCAATATTCTTGCTCGCGAATGTTCTTACAGGATTAATTAACATGAACTTAACAACCATTGATACTACACCCGTAGAGGGAATGATCGTGTTAGTGAGTTACGCAATTGTTATAGCTGCAGTATCCATTGAAATgtacaaaaaaaaaatctATATTAAACTGTAA
- the SRS2 gene encoding DNA helicase SRS2 (Syntenic homolog of Ashbya gossypii AFR093W; Syntenic homolog of Saccharomyces cerevisiae YJL092W (SRS2)) — translation MESEILNGLNKRQYEAVTFDPTKALQIVAGPGTGKTKVLTTRYAYLVTVKKINPLSIVMTTFTRKAADEIKERVEPILRKVGYDTKKLLIGTFHSICTNLLHQYGHLIGLPNNWRIFSTSETDPIIKKLVIDCPDQIRSYALSYRPNKVSLCLPNRKGDWVLSEKQISKNISRLKAEALSPEAYKELDSHDEALYHFYSSYQAEMLKQAGLDYDDLLFYAFKLLSKKRCWDHIKHVLVDEFQDTNNIQLELMYLLSRGKHQSCEGVTAVGDPDQSIYAFRSALARNFDEMIQKCPIEYGQVVLEDNYRSTQNILDTSEHVIKQQGDGRSKRLPLRAQFTSNVKPVYMKFPDKFLEGPTICKEILYLKAIPELFSYSDIAILIRQRRQIEPLERALISHRIPYKIIKSMSFWERKETKAILDLIKVVCSDLDRYALLRSLKVTRAGFGDVTIARIESAFDENQDKRPLQVLEDLGNGIGGKKLPAKIRTEIMKYISIIEDARSLCNEDARMSTREQLFDQLYNDSGLKTEFLFHDDKSDRTTKGLEDNEPNKENKRHKNVLIVKSHFLEFAPDEVDPKYKIEVDSKTNKLLVVDDPVLKTEDSDNKTSVRTRRAKAPIPVRCSEKCHDDPKVDLMRLLREFVNFINLYTTTESFSSVKLSGDQKNSNATKDTNGAVTITTIHGSKGLEWPIVFVPGCVEGIIPCVYANSKDDDSDEDNTDTGEELDEQNSDSPKKNKNSRASESIDEERRMFFVALTRAKYLLYITATENNERFPVVPSQFLTQEVIKTLSDSQQLFDSVDALDSLYKILRKKRPESSRFSIDKLLEDYRSFVRGNREFIIWKNEKVLHATAVDFTENSSSFIPGGIVTASAQLNLEANRTQETRILRRRLVTSSAPLNNKTTTLNPIKRQFAPPIGASQKQPRGPTRQYAPTPNNKKTNEAPKIKAELSQKPTQLLTVNSTVENSCDFPDSEILRTRSRIKATKLSPSKNYQKIVTDEIKLEDISDTEDEIEVIKNENEITAGELLHNPDELEVDNRPILTSAKVLADATINEVNRKVKSGGKKARRKVKTEVPDGSDILSRLKKARKASPTINDEVIVLD, via the coding sequence ATGGAATCAGAGATCCTCAATGGTTTGAATAAACGACAGTATGAAGCAGTTACATTTGATCCAACAAAGGCCCTACAGATAGTAGCAGGCCCTGGAACCGGTAAAACTAAAGTGCTAACTACGAGGTATGCATATTTAGTAACTGTCAAGAAAATCAATCCGCTTTCTATTGTGATGACAACTTTTACACGGAAGGCTGCAGATGAGATCAAAGAACGGGTAGAACCCATACTGCGGAAAGTTGGGTATGATACAAAAAAGTTGCTTATTGGAACTTTTCATTCTATTTGTACGAACCTTTTACATCAATATGGTCATCTAATAGGATTACCGAATAACTGGAGGATATTTTCTACATCTGAAACGGATCCAATAATAAAAAAGCTAGTTATCGATTGTCCAGACCAAATTCGCAGTTATGCCCTCTCATATCGTCCCAATAAGGTTAGTTTGTGCCTACCGAATCGTAAAGGAGACTGGGTGCTTTCTGAGAAGCAAATTAGTAAAAATATTTCACGGTTAAAAGCGGAAGCATTGAGCCCCGAAGCATATAAAGAACTTGATTCGCATGATGAGGCCCTTTATCACTTTTACAGCTCTTATCAGGCGGAAATGTTAAAGCAAGCTGGGCTTGACTATGATGACCTATTATTTTATGCGTTCAAGCTGCTGTCGAAAAAGAGATGCTGGGATCATATCAAACATGTTTTGGTCGATGAGTTTCAGGATACGAATAACATCCAGCTGGAACTTATGTACTTATTATCGAGAGGTAAACATCAATCTTGCGAGGGTGTTACAGCTGTTGGTGATCCTGACCAGAGTATTTATGCATTTCGGTCTGCTCTGGCTCGAAATTTTGACGAAATGATACAGAAATGTCCCATAGAATACGGCCAGGTAGTGTTGGAAGATAACTATAGATCGACGCAAAATATATTAGATACCTCTGAGCACGTTATAAAACAGCAGGGAGATGGGAGATCAAAGCGCCTGCCGCTGCGAGCACAGTTTACTTCTAACGTGAAACCTGTGTATATGAAATTCCCCGACAAGTTTCTGGAAGGTCCTACGATTTGCAAGGAGATACTATATCTAAAAGCCATACCAGAGCTATTTTCATACAGTGACATTGCGATCTTGATTAGACAGCGACGTCAAATAGAGCCTCTCGAAAGAGCTTTGATAAGCCATAGAATACCATATAAAATTATCAAGTCAATGTCGTTTTGGGAAAGGAAAGAAACTAAAGCAATTCTGGACCTAATAAAGGTAGTGTGCTCCGATCTAGATAGGTATGCCCTTCTGAGATCACTAAAGGTGACTCGCGCTGGGTTTGGTGATGTCACCATTGCACGTATTGAAAGTGCATTCGATGAAAACCAAGACAAAAGGCCGCTACAGGTTCTAGAAGATCTTGGCAATGGCATTGGCGGTAAAAAATTACCTGCAAAGATTAGGACTGAGATCATGAAATACATCTCGATAATAGAGGATGCTAGAAGTCTATGTAATGAAGATGCTAGGATGTCAACAAGGGAACAATTATTTGATCAGTTATACAATGATTCAGGATTGAAAACCGAATTCTTGTTCCATGACGATAAGAGTGATAGAACAACTAAAGGTCTCGAGGATAATGAACCAAACAAGGAAAATAAAAGGCATAAAAACGTGTTGATAGTGAAAAGTCATTTTTTAGAGTTTGCTCCCGATGAGGTAGACCCCAAATACAAGATAGAGGTGGATTCCAAAACAAACAAGCTCCTGGTTGTTGACGATCCAGTTTTAAAAACTGAGGACAGTGACAACAAGACCAGTGTAAGGACTAGGAGGGCAAAAGCTCCGATTCCTGTGAGATGCTCAGAGAAATGTCATGATGATCCGAAAGTTGATCTTATGAGGTTACTTCGAGAATTCGTCAATTTTATCAACTTATATACCACTACTGAAAGCTTTTCCTCTGTTAAGTTGTCAGGGGATCAAAAAAATTCTAATGCTACGAAGGATACGAACGGTGCTGTTACGATAACAACAATACATGGATCCAAGGGTCTTGAATGGCCAATTGTCTTCGTTCCAGGATGCGTAGAAGGGATCATACCGTGTGTTTATGCTAATTCAAAGGATGACGATTCCGATGAGGACAATACAGATACAGGAGAGGAACTTGATGAGCAAAATAGCGATAGTccaaagaaaaacaaaaactCTAGAGCAAGCGAAAGCattgatgaagaacgcCGTATGTTTTTCGTAGCTTTAACCAGAGCGAAATATCTACTATACATTACTGCAACtgaaaataatgaaagATTTCCAGTGGTACCAAGCCAATTCCTTACACAGGAAGTAATCAAGACTTTATCCGACTCTCAAcaattatttgatagtGTTGATGCCCTTGATTCGCTATACAAGATATTGCGTAAGAAACGCCCAGAATCTTCAAGATTCAGCATCGATAAGCTATTGGAGGATTATAGAAGCTTTGTACGGGGAAATCGAGAGTTTATTATATGGAAAAATGAGAAAGTGCTGCATGCAACAGCTGTAGATTTTACTGAAAACTCATCTTCGTTTATTCCTGGGGGGATAGTTACTGCTTCGGCGCAGTTAAATCTGGAAGCTAATCGTACTCAGGAAACAAGAATATTGCGTAGAAGACTAGTGACATCCTCCGCACCATTGAATAATAAAACCACAACTCTCAACCCAATCAAACGACAATTTGCACCACCAATTGGAGCATCACAAAAGCAACCAAGGGGACCAACACGACAATATGCACCTACCCCTAATAACAAAAAGACAAATGAGGCTCCGAAGATTAAAGCGGAGTTATCTCAAAAGCCAACTCAGTTACTAACTGTGAATAGTACCGTGGAAAACTCTTGCGATTTTCCGGACTCTGAAATACTTCGTACTAGAAGCAGGATCAAGGCAACAAAGTTATCACCATCGAAAAACTATCAGAAGATAGTAACCGACGAAATAAAGTTGGAGGATATTTCGGATAcagaagatgaaattgaGGTTATTAAGAATGAAAACGAAATCACAGCAGGAGAGTTACTTCATAATCCCGATGAGTTAGAGGTGGACAATAGACCTATTTTAACTAGTGCAAAAGTCTTAGCTGATGCCACTATAAATGAAGTAAATAGGAAAGTAAAATCTGGAGGGAAAAAAGCTCGCAGAAAAGTTAAAACCGAGGTACCAGACGGTAGTGATATCTTATCAAGGCTTAAAAAGGCTAGAAAGGCTTCACCTACTATTAATGATGAGGTAATTGTACTTGACTAA